CGGAAAACGTCAATCCCTCGATGTACGCAGAGCACACGATACGATAAGCTTCCGGCAATTCAAATGGAGAAACACGTATTCATAAATTACCAAATAATGATCCGACAAATCacgaattttgaaagaaaaattgcactCATCTCGTTGCTCTTTTGAaaccatacatacatatcgtTTATAGTAATTTGAACTGAAGGGCTTCTGAACTATTATTCTTTGAAATCAACTCTAACCATGTTTTTTAAACAATCGATCGCagcgttttatttttgtccaaTTTGAAACTCGCACGACCGACAACGCCACGACTATCCAACTTTACCACATTCGCCGCTGAAAGCTTGTAACCATTGCAGGTATAGATCAGTGGTCGTAACTGTCATCAAACAATTTAGCGTCCCTTCGCTTCGTGCATGTGTTTTCTTGCCTCTAGAGTTGAAGCATCGCCAGAGGCTTGGCTTGACCTAAAAGCAGAAAGCCTTGGTTGAATAAtgagggttttttttcaagccgTATGAATAACTGGGTATGGTTATTCCTAATTTACAATTTATAATATCTTGGCCCCTTTAGAAGTTGATGATGGCGGCTGCTGAACAAGTAGGTTTGAACAAAACGTGGGAATTGTCGCTTTACGAGCTCCACAGAACACCACAAGATGCAATTACCGATAATACCGAAATAGCCGTTAGCCCGAGGAGTCTACACAGCGAACTAATGTGCCCTATTTGTCTCGATATGCTAAAGAAGACTATGACCACAAAAGAATGTCTTCATCGCTTTTGCTCAGACTGCATTATCACAGCACTCCGCAGTGGAAACAAGGTAAATACATTCAAATTATGCGATTTTGTGTGAACtacatacaatattttttacagGAATGTCCAACGTGTCGCAAGAAATTAGTTTCAAAAAGGTCTCTGCGACCTGATCCAAATTTTGATCTTCTAATCTCAAAAATCTATCCTAGCCGAGATGAGTACGAAGCTCATCAAGAACGTGTACTTGCCAAACTAAATAAATCTCATTCTCAAGCTGCTCTGGTCAACTCCATCACAGAAGGCATAAAACTTCAGAGTCAAAATAGACCACAGAGATCACGGAAAAATGCCAATGAATCGGAGAATGCAAACGGCGCATCCTCGTACAGCGCAGGAAATACAAGTGGGCGTACAACGCCAAATCCTTCTGCAAATTTAGCAAATCAAAGTGACTCTTCTCAAGGAGCTACTGGAACAACAAATATCACGTTACTCACAAACGTTATTAACAATAatcaaaatcaacaaaattctAACAGCGTTTCTCAGCCGGCCAGCAGTCCTGCAGTCTCTGGTAAGGAGTTGAGTATTTTGTATTCGATTTGAATACAATATGTATTGTTGTTTGTAGGAACAACATCTCGAAATTCTACAACGCCATCCCCAAATCCGATCAATCAGATTCCGAAGCCTCCAAAGCGTCAAAAAAGTTTGCAGAACTCTGAAAATGATTCTGCTGGATCTAGTGTAGAGGCTGAGACAGGAGGAGGAGATTCTATGGTCGATACAGAGGGTGAGGGTCCTGGAGAACCCCTTATGCTGAATGAAATTGAACTGGTATTCAAGCCTCATCCAACTGAAATGGCAGAGGATAATTCGTTGATAAAAGCGTTGAAAGAAAACAGTATTCGATACATAAAAACAACCGCTAATGCTACAGGTGATAGTTAAGATAATCATAcctttaatatattttcatttcagtaCCTTTCTGACTTCATTTCCTTGAACAATGcatctgttttttcttcccacaGTTGATCACCTGAGCAAATATCTTGCGACACGTTTAACGCTTGATTTAGACACGGAATTATCCGAATCTCACAGGCATTTGAACTTCTGTATCTACATAGCCCCATCCCCAGGTCAGCTAGTGGTTCTCAGTGGATCACAAACATTACGACAGGTGAACGACAAATTTTGGAGGGTGAACCGACCTCTGGAAATGTATTACTCCTGGAAAAGAACCTAGGTGACGACTTTTTACTACAATTAGAATGGCAAATCAAGAATAGACAAGGGTTTTGGGAAACGATATTGAAAGGAAACCTTTACTTCATCATCAGTGAAGCTAACGATACCGGTGGGTGCAGTAGACGAATCCAAACTATTCGAGAAGAGTTCTAGATTGTAgctaataatttttcgttcctttccaATTCAGGCACATTCTTCAATTGAGCATTCGATGCTGGATTCAAAAAAAAGTACCCATGTTTTTATACAATTCTGGCATTGCCTATATGAAGACCAACTTACATTGATAATACCGAATTTTTACACGAGTGACACTTGAtaggaattttttaaatttagcTTAAGAGTATACATAAGAGTCTGCGCTGCATGTCAACTGTTTGTTAAGACTTATTCGACATGCTTAACAACGATGAAATTTGCAATTACTAAAGTACCTATACTAACGTATGCATACCAAAATGGAGCATCATACGTTACGTTAAAAATAATGTACAACTTGAAcgttataaaaataagaatcctTATAATTTTACCGAACTGTAATATATTTTCTAGATATGTTTGTCGGCTGAAAATATAAACCCAGTGTAAATAGTACGATATCTGTAATTCTAAGTTGTAAAAAAAGTGTATTATTAactacgaaaagaaaaataacaagaagcAAATTGATCCACTATACGGTATCTACTCATTTGGGTAAAACCAATATTTCAATCATGTCAAGGAGCACTAGAATTtgggcttttttttcttagacGAGGTCTATCAGGTCAAATACTGCGATAGCAGGAGAAGCAGAATTTCCTAACAACCAATGGGAATTCAGTTTGAAATTCAGCCTACGCTTTCTAAGAGCAGTGAACGATGACGATTACAAAAAAAGCTATGAACGTGTGGATAAGACTATCATATCTTACTACTAAACCAGAGCGTGTAAAAGAGAAGTTAGATTTGTCTTTTGATTACTTTCCAAAGTACCAGTGACTGGTATTATTTGCCAGCTATATTCCACTTCCATTATTGCTGCGTAGGCATTATATTTCCATGCGTTTGCGCAAAGCCAAGTCGAGGTCTGGTTAGTATACGAGTAAAAGAGATAGCCATTGCTCTCGGTCGGCAGTGTCGacttcgttgatttttttcattgtagtCATGCGCGTATACGGCATTGTTAGCTCGAATCGATAGGAGTTCATCCTCATGTGTTAGTGAAATACATAGAGAATTCAATATacaaatacgtatgtacatacatcatatACACCGAAACCATATGTCACTGAAGTAACCAGTTGCGCCTGAGCTCCGCTCCGAAGCACAACTGACAACTGTTGAATGCATGTAGTGTTTGCGATTATTGAACAACAATTGGGTTGAGAATCTCTGCCGTAAGAAAACCattatttattccatttaAATGTATATTACCGTATgtgcgtacgtgtatgtattaatatgtatttatattgatACCGCTTATCGGTTAATTATATAAAGTTCTTTTCACACGCATAACGTTTGTGCCTCCCATCAAAATTGCACCGGAGGTCTGACATTTGtgcattcgaaataaaaatacttacattaataattgaattccCTGATAAAAAACCAAGCATATGGTAAACCGTTGGTTTCAGTAGAAATCGCAATTTTCTTACGGTATATTGCTAGATCCGCACTAATGCGTATTTTATATTGattgcatttttttattcatacctCTTTATATTCGCACTGCGACGCAAAATGCCGCCAAATTATCCTTATGAATATGCAGTGCTCCCAGGTAGGTTTTTATAGTAACTTGTTTCCCATTTCTTTTACCGGTCTCCCAAGGCCATCAGCAAGTATGTTATTTGTATTGTTATGTGGAATCCATTGTATCTGACTCATTACTGTGAATTCCCAAGACAAGGCAATGTGCttcattattcattcgattatcacaatttcgtttcaattgtTACTGATGCCATGATATTCTTTTACATATAAGGTGCTACCATGGACCAGATTAATGAGCCCTCGGATGCCGAAAGGCTCGAggggttcaattttttttttggaattacCGAAGTCGTTGGAGCTTTCATGATTATATTGATTGGGGTATGGATCGGAAACTTCAGAGGTGGCTTGGGCTGGACATCAAACCCTAAATTAGAGTTCAATTGGCATCCTCTGATGATGGTCCTAGGGCTGGTGTTTTTATACTCGAATGGTGAGCCTAATCGTAACTGATATCCCATAGTCTGAAAAAGTTGATCtcacgataaaaatttgactaATCCTCAGGAATGCTGATCTACAGGACACAGAGAAATGTTAGGAAGCGTCGTTTGAAGCTTATTCACGGAGGCATAATGATGTTCAGTCTGCTCTTCACAATCATTGGTCTGATTGCTGTTTTTGATAGTCATAATTTGGCTACTCCTCCAATACCAAATATGTACTCATTGCACAGCTGGGTTGGTTTGACGAGCGTTCTCCTCTTCTGTTGTCAAGTAAATATAGTATAGATCTAGTATGTTCAGGAAAACAACTTGaaaagtaattatttttacctttaaattaattgatcgatcaattttctctaGTGGGTTGCCGGcggattttcatttctctttcctGGAATACAACCTCATTTACGAGCTGCATATATGCCTGTACATATTTACTTCGGTACTGCAGGTTTCATCGGAGCTATAGCTTCCTGTCTTTTGGGACTAAATGAGAAAGCTTTCTTTGCTATAAAGTAAGActgaaaatacataaaatcAGTAGAACACATTCTACAAATTCGAATCGATATTCTACCACATACTTACGCATTCTCATTTCCTGTTTTCAGAGATTACTCTCAGTTCTCAAATGAAGGTATCTTGGTGAATATTATTGGTATGTCGTTGATTATTTTCGGTGGTTTATCGGTGTATATTGTATCTCAAAATCGTTACAAGCGTTTACCACGACCTGAAGATGACGTTCTACTAACTCCCAGAAATCAGTGATCAACTATCAAGAAATATATCAGCTGAGAACCTTGCcaaaaatatatgaatgtaTTACCTACTTCCAACAtattgaatgatttattgtttgaattcaaagatttttcgaaaagtttttttatg
This region of Athalia rosae chromosome 7, iyAthRosa1.1, whole genome shotgun sequence genomic DNA includes:
- the LOC105683607 gene encoding E3 ubiquitin-protein ligase RING1 encodes the protein MMAAAEQVGLNKTWELSLYELHRTPQDAITDNTEIAVSPRSLHSELMCPICLDMLKKTMTTKECLHRFCSDCIITALRSGNKECPTCRKKLVSKRSLRPDPNFDLLISKIYPSRDEYEAHQERVLAKLNKSHSQAALVNSITEGIKLQSQNRPQRSRKNANESENANGASSYSAGNTSGRTTPNPSANLANQSDSSQGATGTTNITLLTNVINNNQNQQNSNSVSQPASSPAVSGTTSRNSTTPSPNPINQIPKPPKRQKSLQNSENDSAGSSVEAETGGGDSMVDTEGEGPGEPLMLNEIELVFKPHPTEMAEDNSLIKALKENSIRYIKTTANATVDHLSKYLATRLTLDLDTELSESHRHLNFCIYIAPSPGQLVVLSGSQTLRQVNDKFWRVNRPLEMYYSWKRT
- the LOC105683609 gene encoding transmembrane ascorbate-dependent reductase CYB561-like isoform X4, which gives rise to MCATMDQINEPSDAERLEGFNFFFGITEVVGAFMIILIGVWIGNFRGGLGWTSNPKLEFNWHPLMMVLGLVFLYSNGMLIYRTQRNVRKRRLKLIHGGIMMFSLLFTIIGLIAVFDSHNLATPPIPNMYSLHSWVGLTSVLLFCCQWVAGGFSFLFPGIQPHLRAAYMPVHIYFGTAGFIGAIASCLLGLNEKAFFAIKDYSQFSNEGILVNIIGMSLIIFGGLSVYIVSQNRYKRLPRPEDDVLLTPRNQ
- the LOC105683609 gene encoding transmembrane ascorbate-dependent reductase CYB561-like isoform X3 — its product is MLLPGATMDQINEPSDAERLEGFNFFFGITEVVGAFMIILIGVWIGNFRGGLGWTSNPKLEFNWHPLMMVLGLVFLYSNGMLIYRTQRNVRKRRLKLIHGGIMMFSLLFTIIGLIAVFDSHNLATPPIPNMYSLHSWVGLTSVLLFCCQWVAGGFSFLFPGIQPHLRAAYMPVHIYFGTAGFIGAIASCLLGLNEKAFFAIKDYSQFSNEGILVNIIGMSLIIFGGLSVYIVSQNRYKRLPRPEDDVLLTPRNQ
- the LOC105683609 gene encoding transmembrane ascorbate-dependent reductase CYB561-like isoform X1, whose product is MPPNYPYEYAVLPGATMDQINEPSDAERLEGFNFFFGITEVVGAFMIILIGVWIGNFRGGLGWTSNPKLEFNWHPLMMVLGLVFLYSNGMLIYRTQRNVRKRRLKLIHGGIMMFSLLFTIIGLIAVFDSHNLATPPIPNMYSLHSWVGLTSVLLFCCQWVAGGFSFLFPGIQPHLRAAYMPVHIYFGTAGFIGAIASCLLGLNEKAFFAIKDYSQFSNEGILVNIIGMSLIIFGGLSVYIVSQNRYKRLPRPEDDVLLTPRNQ
- the LOC105683609 gene encoding transmembrane ascorbate-dependent reductase CYB561-like isoform X5, which encodes MDQINEPSDAERLEGFNFFFGITEVVGAFMIILIGVWIGNFRGGLGWTSNPKLEFNWHPLMMVLGLVFLYSNGMLIYRTQRNVRKRRLKLIHGGIMMFSLLFTIIGLIAVFDSHNLATPPIPNMYSLHSWVGLTSVLLFCCQWVAGGFSFLFPGIQPHLRAAYMPVHIYFGTAGFIGAIASCLLGLNEKAFFAIKDYSQFSNEGILVNIIGMSLIIFGGLSVYIVSQNRYKRLPRPEDDVLLTPRNQ
- the LOC105683609 gene encoding transmembrane ascorbate-dependent reductase CYB561-like isoform X2, encoding MRLRKAKSRSGATMDQINEPSDAERLEGFNFFFGITEVVGAFMIILIGVWIGNFRGGLGWTSNPKLEFNWHPLMMVLGLVFLYSNGMLIYRTQRNVRKRRLKLIHGGIMMFSLLFTIIGLIAVFDSHNLATPPIPNMYSLHSWVGLTSVLLFCCQWVAGGFSFLFPGIQPHLRAAYMPVHIYFGTAGFIGAIASCLLGLNEKAFFAIKDYSQFSNEGILVNIIGMSLIIFGGLSVYIVSQNRYKRLPRPEDDVLLTPRNQ